The genomic stretch AGGTGCTCCATTTCGTATGCAAAGCCGCTCGCGCTTGACCCCTCCGACTGGCGCCGATATCGTTTGCTCACGATCATGACTCGCCCTCGAACGAAGCGTGGAGTGCTGGCGCGCTTCGTGCGTTTCTGGCGCAACCTGTTTGTCACCGTCGCGATCCTTGGCGTCATCGGGGGCGGCCTCGCCGTCGCGCTGGTGTACTGGGAGATCAGCTCGACGCTGCCGCCGGTCGACCGCATGACGGACTACCACGCGCCGGTCGCCACCCAAGTATTTGCCGACGACGGCACGTTGATTGGCGAACTGTACATCGAGCGGCGCTACCTGACCCCGATCGACCAGATCCCGGCGATGGTCCGCAACGCCTTCATCGCCGCAGAGGACGACGGCTTCTACCACCACAAAGGCGTCGACGTGGTCAGCATTGGCCGCGCGCTGTTCAACAACCTCGCCTCAGGCGCCAAAGTGCAGGGCGGCAGCACCATCACCCAGCAGGTGGTGAAGTCGCTGCTGCTGACGCCGCAGAAGAGCTACACGCGCAAACTGCGCGAGATGTTGCTGGCCGTCCGGCTGGAACGGCAGCTCAGCAAAGACGAAATTCTCTATCTCTATCTGAACCACATCTACCTCGGCAGCGGCGCGTACGGCGTGGCGGCGGCGGCGCGCGAGTACTACGCCAAGCCGCTCGACGAGCTGAGCCTTGCCGAGGCGGCGCTGCTGGCGGGGTTGCCCCAAGCACCGAGCCGCTACTCGCCATTCCGGCACTGGTCGCACGCCAAAGCGCGCCAGCGCTACGTGCTCGATCGCATGGCCGCGGCCGGCTTCATCACTGTCGAGGAACGCGACGCGGCCCGCCGCGCGCCGCTGGCGCTCGCTCCGCGGCATGGCAACTTCATCCATGCCCCCGACTACGTCGAGCACGTGCGCCGACTGTTGGAAGAACGCTACGGCGAAACCGCGCCCTACGAACTCGGCCTCAAGGTCTACACCAACGCCAACGTCGCCATGCAAACCGCGGCCGAGAATGCGCTGCGCGATGGCATACGCGAACTCGATGCGCGCGAGCACTACCAAGGCGCGCTGCGCCACCTCGATCCAACCGAGGCCGCGACGTTCACCAAACAGCAGTCGCAGAGCCTCGGCGAAGCGCCGCTGCTGCGCACGCGGCCGTACGAGGCGGTGGTGACCGATACCCGCAACGGCATTGTGCGCGTGCGGATCGGCATCTTCCGGGGCCCGGTACAGACCACGCCTACTGACGGGCACAACGCACCGGTCTTGCGTTCGCTGAGCATCGGCGACGTGATCCGCGTCCAAGTCGCCGCACCCGGCAAAGGCACCGACTATCAGTTCATGCTCGATCAGAGTCCGTTGATCGAAGGCGCACTGGTCGCGCTCGAACCGACCACCGGGGCGGTGAAGGCCATGGTCGGCGGCTACGATTGGGAACGCAGCCAGTTCAATCGGGTCGTGCAAGCCGCGCGGCAGCCGGGTTCGGCGTTCAAGCCGCTGGTCTACGCCGCCGCGCTCGATCACAACTACACGCCGGCGTCGATCGTCGTCGACGGGCCGATCTCGTTCGCCGACAACAACCACGTCTGGTCGCCGCACAATTACGAGAACAAATTCTTCGGCCCAACGTCGCTGCGCGACGCGCTGACCTTCTCCCGCAACATCGTTACCGTGAAGATCACCGTGAACATCGGCGTCAAGTATCTGATCAGCTACCTCCATCAGCTCGGTCTCAACGCCACGCTCGAGCCCAATCTCTCCGTCGCGCTGGGCTCGGCGGAAGTTACGTTGCTCGATCTCGCGACCACCTACGCCGTGTTCGCCAACCGCGGCCAGCGCCCCGAGCCGATCTTCATCCAGAAGATCACCGACGCCCAAGGCAATGTGCTGGAAGATCGGACGCCGCAACTGCGCCAGGTGATCTCGCCCGAAACCGCCTACCAGATCACCAGCATGCTGGAGGACGTGATCCGCCGCGGCACCGGCAAGAAGGCGCAGGAACTGCAACGGCCGGCGGCGGGAAAAACCGGCACGACCAACGACTTCATGGATGCGTGGTTCATTGGCTACACCCCACAACTGTTGGCTGGCGTATGGGTCGGCTTCGACGAAAAGCGCACCATCGGTTCGAAGGAAACCGGTGGCCGCGTCGCCGCGCCGATTTGGACGCGCTTCATGCAGCGCGCGCTCGAAGGCCAGCCGATCCTCGATTTCCAGGTACCTGACGGCCTGAGCTGCGTGCCGATCAACGCCCATAGCGGGCAACGGGTGCGCTACGGCGAGGGCGCGTTGCTCGAATGTTTTCACAAAGGCACTGAGCCAGGCGCCCCGCAAGCCGCGGTCGCCCAACTCGTCGCCGACGAGGCGCCGCCCAGCGCCGAGCCCGCCGCCGCGACGTTGGATTTCTTCCGCAGCGAGGACTGATCGTCGTGAGTCGTGACTCGTGAGGCGTGATTTCGTGACTCGTGAGCGGAAGGTCTGAAGTCGATGAACCTGTGTCCCGCCGCCGATTCACGGTTTAACGCTGGCGTTGCGCCTGGGAACTTGTGCTAAGGTCGTCACGTTCATGAAGCGGCTCGCACTCCTCGGCTCCACTGGCTCGATTGGCGTCACGACGCTCGATCTGGTGGCTCGCTTTCCGGATCGCTTTCGCATCGAGGCGCTGGCGGCGGGTAAAAACGTCGAGCGGCTGGTCGAGCAAGTGCGCCGGTTCGAGCCCCGCATCGTCGCGGTGGCGGACGATGACGGCGCGCGCGCGCTGCGCGCGGCGTTGCCCGGTTTCCGCGGCGCGCTGCTGGTCGGTCCGGACGGACTCGACCGTGTCGCCACTGCGCCCGGCGCCGAGTTGCTGGTGTCGGCGTTGGTCGGCGCACTCGGCCTTGGTCCAACTATGGCCGGCATTGCTGCGGGCAAAGACGTCGCGCTGGCGAACAAGGAAGTGCTCGTGGTCGCCGGCGAGCCGGTCACCCGCGCGGCCCGCGAAGCGGGCGTGCGGCTCTTCCCCCTCGACAGCGAACACAATGCGATCTTCCAAGCGCTACGCGGGCATGAATTCAGCGAGGTAAAGCGACTGGTACTGACCGCCTCTGGCGGGCCGTTTCGCACGCACTCGCGTGCGCAGCTGCACGCGGTCACGCGCGAGCAGGCGTTGCAGCATCCGACCTGGAAGATGGGCAACAAGATCACCATCGATTCGGCGACGCTGATGAACAAGGGCCTCGAGGTGATCGAGGCCCACTGGTTGTTCGGTCTCCCGCCCGAACAAATCGATGTGGTGATCCATCCGCAAAGCATCGTCCACTCGATGGTCGAGTACATCGACGGCTCGGTGATCGCGCAGCTCGGGGTATCCGACATGGCGATTCCGATCTCGTACATCCTCGCCTATCCCGATCGCTTGCCGCTTACGCACCTGCCCGCACTCGATTTACCACGCGCGGCGAGCTTGACCTTTGAAGCGCCCGATCTCGATCGCTTCCCGTGCCTGGCCCTCGCCTATCGCGCACTGCGCGCCGGAGGCACCGCGCCGGCTGTGCTCAACGCGGCCAATGAAGTGTTGGTCGACTCGTTCCTGCACGACGCGATCCCGTTCCTCGACATCCCGCGGACGCTCACGACCGTGCTCGATCGCCACCCGGTGATGGCCGCCAGCGATCTCGCCACGCTGCTCGCCGCCGACCGATGGGCGCGCACCGAGGCGGCGCGGCTCACGCGCGACGCGACCGCACAACGCGCGAGCGCGTGAGTGCGTCGTGGGAAGTCATCGCTGGAAATCATGCTTTACAGTCAACAGGTCGGGTGGTAGCGTCCCACGTTCAGTTGTGGAGGAACGCCGTGAAGCAACGGCAGCTCAAAGGATTCGAGAAGCTCCTCACGGAGCGCCGTCAAGAATTGTTGGATGAAGCGGAACGGACCGTCGGTGGCATGACCGACGGAAAGGACAGCTTTCCCGACCCGACCGATCGCGCCGCACTCGAGTCGGACCGCAACGCCACCCTGCGCATCCGTGACCGCGAGCGCAAGCTGCTCAGCAAGATCGACGAAGCGCTGGAGCGCATCGGCGACGGCAGTTACGGCTTGTGCGAATCGTGTAGCGAGCCGATCAGCGTCGCCCGTCTCAAGGCCCGCCCCGTCACCACGCTCTGCATCGATTGCAAGAACGCGCAGGAAGCCGAAGAACGCCGTCTACGCCACGCCTGATCGGAATGCGGAGTGCGGAATGCGGAATTTGGAACGGGAATCCGGATTCCGCACTCCGCATTCGCCATTCCGAATTCGTCACGTTCCTCGCGGCAAGCCCAGCACCTGCATGGCGATGATGCCACGCATAATCTCCGAGGTGCCTGAGGCAATGCTGGCGGCGGGCGACATCAGAAAACTCGCCTGCACCCACTCCGCCGGATTGATTTCCTCACCCGGTTCCAACGTCTCGTAGCGCAACCCGTCGACTCCCAGGATGGACATGCCGATGCGGGGCATCGCCTGCGTCAACTCGGTCCAATGCAACTTGATGATCGACGCTTCCGGTCCCGGCATGCCCATGCGCAGCAACTTGTCGAGCGTGCGCTGACACGTGCTGCGGAACGTTTCGACCCCGAGATAGACATCAGCGAGCGCCTGCCGCTTGATCGGATCCGTCGTCGCTCCCCGGTCGCGGGCCAGCTTCACCAACTGATCGCGCGCGCGGGCGAGCAGAATCTGCATCTCGACCACGTAGAGAATGCCGCGCTCGTTTTGTAGCGCCGCGGTGGCGATCTGCCAGCCGTGGTGCAGCTCGCCGAGTAGATTCTCGCGCGGCACTCGCACCTCTTCGAAGAACATTTCGTTGAACTCGGCTTGCCCGCCCATTTGGCGCAACGGGCGCACGGTGATGCCGGGGCTCTTCATGTCGACGAGCAGACACGAGAGGCCATTGCGGCGTTTGGCATCGGGATCGGAGCGACAGAGCAACATGCACCAGTCCGCATGCTGCGCCAGCGTGGTCCACACCTTCTGACCATTGACGATGAAGTGATCGCCATCGAGGATCGCGGTCGTCCGCAACGAGGCGAGATCGGAGCCGGCGCCCGGCTCGGAAAAGCCGAAGCACCAGAGATCATCGGCGGTGAGGATGCGGTGGGCGAAGCGGCGCTTCTGTTCGTCGTTGCCGTACGCGATCAGTGGCGGACCGGCGATGCCGATGCCGAGGCTGCCGACCAATTGCGGCGCGCCCGCACGCGCCATCTCCTGGGTGTAGACGATCTGCTCCGAAATCGACGCCGCGCGGCCGCCGTATTCCACCGGCCAGGTGATACCGACCCACCGCGCGTCGGCGAGTTTCTTCTGCCATGCGCGCAGACGCGGCACCCGCTCCGCTTCTGGAAATTGCGCGGCGCGTTCGGGCCGGAGATCCTCCGACATGTTGGCAGCCAGCCAGTTGCGCAGTTCGGTGCGGAACGCGTCGAGATGTTCTTCGCTCATAGCGCTGCACCAAAGCGCGTCGCCATCGGCAGGTCAACCCACGCTTGCAGGCCCCGGACAAATCCGGTACGTGACTCGCCGTTGTTTCCTCCCGCGTGTGGGGCCGTAGCTCAGCTGGGAGAGCGCTAGAATCGCACTCTAGAGGTCGAGGGTTCGATCCCCTTCGGCTCCACTTTTCTTTTCAAGCAGGCTTGTTCTTTCGTCGCGTTGCCGCTGCCGCGGTGTTGCAGACGCGCTCCACCTTACTTCATGCGCGTATCGCGATTGACCTACACCCAAGAGCAAGACCCCGCTCGACCCGCAACGGTGCGGAGTGCTGTGTTTTCGAAGTCGTCACCGCAGAAAGAATTTTCTTCTCTTACCGCCGCCACATCCGGTATAAACTGCGGAGTGTCTTCCGTCCGGCAGCTACTTGTTCTCGCAATCATTGCAGCGCTGGTGCGTGCCGAACCGATTGCTGCAGCCCCACCCGCTGTGTCGTTCGGCCCACAGCGGGTATACGGGGTCAGTTCGCTGCCGATTGCGCAAGGGCTCGCCGCCGGCCTGTTCAACAGCGACGCGACGTGGGATCTCATCACCACCAGCGCGGATGCCGACGGAAACAACACGCTCAACTTGTTCCTCGGCAAACCAGATGGAACGTTCGAAATCCAACCGGCAGTCGCACCCGCCAAGTTGCAGCTGACGAGTGTCGGTGGACCGGCATCGATCGACGGGATCGCCGCCGGTCCAGTGGTGCCCGGAGATGCACAAGCGGATGTCACCATCATCGGGAGCCTCATCTCCGGCTTCAACCTGCTTCCTCTGTTGCAAACCTACGAGAACAGTCCGCTCACATTCCGTAGTGCGTTCGTCGTGCAGCCCGCGTGCGGTGATATGCTCATTCCGCCCGAGCCGTGCTCCTTTGATTCCATCACCATGGCCGACTTCAACGGAGACGGCGTGCTCGATGTCGTGGCCGGAGATTCGCTCACGGGTTTCATCACCCTGTTCAAGCGGCTTTCCACGGTCCTGTATCGTCTCGATCCGATTCTTGGCACCGGCTCCACCCCCAGTGACCCCGGCGCATCGCTTCCGGTAGCCTCGATGGTTGCACGGTTCGACGGCGATGCGCTCCCCGATCTCGCCGTTGCGCTCCAAGGCGAGAACGCGGTCGCCGTCCACTTGAACAACAACGCCGCCAGCGGCAGCCCATTCGGTCCGCCGACCCTCTTTCCCACCGGCCCCGCCCCGCTGGCGCTACGGGCGGCCGACTTCGATGGCGACGGTAAGTTGGATCTTGCGGTGCTGAACTCCGATGGCACCGTCACCATCCATCTCAACACGACCATCGGCAGCGGAAGCGTCTCGTTCGCCGACGCTGTTCCGTACATCTTCGGCAGCTTTCCGTCGGCACTTGAGGTGGGCGACTTCAACCACGATACGATCGCCGATCTCGCCGTCACCGACACCGCCACCGATGAAGTGATCGTGCGCGTCGGCAACGGCGACGGTACCTTCGCCTCTGCGCTGCACTTCGGCGTGGGCGCCGACCCTGAAGAATTGGTCGCAGGAGATTTCAACGGCGACGGCTACACCGACTTCGCGACGCTCGACTCTGACTTGAGCAGCGGCAATCCAACGGCGTCGCTGTCTGTCCTGCTCGGCAATGGGATCGCACCGCCCTTCACCCCCACGTCAACGCCGACTATCACTCAAACACCGACGATCACTCGCACCCCAACCAAGACCGCCACGCCGACGCGCACTGCTACCAACACCCCACTGCCGACGAGCACGGCCAGCGCGACGAATACGACGACGTCGACTAAAACCCGCACCGCGACCTCCACCAGCACCATCACTCGCACGAGTTCCCCGACTCCAACCTCTACGAAGACACCAACTCCGACGATTTCGCGGACGCCAACAAAGTCCGGCACGCCAACTCAGACCGGTACGTCCACCCGCACGCCAACCATCACCGCGACGCCGACGATCACGCTCACCGCCACCGTGACGGCCACCGCAACCATCACGTTGACCCGGACGATCACCCCAACGGCGTCGGTGACAGCATCGCCGACGGTGACTCTCACTGGCACTCAGACCGACACTCCGACCGCTACACCAACTCCAACCATCACGCCGACACCGCTGGATACCGCCACACCGTTACCTCCAACCGTGACCCGCACCGCTGCGCCGTCCAAGACCGCAACCCTCATCCGCACCCCGACGCGTACGCCCACCCGCACGATCACGCGCACGCCGGGTCGTACTGCGACGCGGACCGCGACGCGCGTTCCAACCCACACGATCACCCGCACGCCGGCTCGTACGGCGACGCGCACCCCGGCGCGTACGCCTACCCGAACCATCACGCGCACACCCACTCGCACGATCACGCGCACGCCGGCCCGTACGCCGACGCGCACCCGCACTCGCACCATCACCCGCACACCGACGCGCACGCCGTGAAGCGCGCTCGGCGCGGCTACCGGCTATCTTAGAATTCTGGCGGCGTTGCGATCTCGATCGCGGCCACACTGCTGTCTACCATCATCACCGATCGGCCGCGGCGCGCGATCCAGCGCGCCGGCGACGTCCGCCCGCTGTCGCGCGCGACATCTGTCGCCTCATCTTTTGACGGATAGCGGCGCTGCAAATGCCGGCGTCCCGCCATGTGGAACCGTTCCGCGGCGGCGTCATCGGCCCATCGGCTCTGCCAGCGCCACGCGAAGTCGCTCGACTCGGCGCGGACGCAGATCTGCAAGCGATCGCTACGCCACCCGTCCATCGCAAGCAGCGGACCCGTTTTGAGCTGCAGGAGCGGCGGGATGTGAAACGCTCCGACACCGGTGTCGACCGCGCGATCCCAGCCGACGGGACACGTGAGTGGCTCATCAATCGCGTCGGTTGCGGTTGAGGTCGCGGCCTCCGGATCAAGGATCGCCGCCGTCGTCTCGGGCGGATTCGCCAGCAGCGCATTGAGCGCCGCCCAGCCGCGCCCGCGCGCGACATCGCAGAGTGCACGCGTGGCGCGATCGTAGCGCAGTTGCCAATCGCGGTTGGTGTCAGGGTGTTGCCCGGCCGCGACCGCCATGCGCCGGCGCATGGCCAGATACGCCTCGAGCGCGCCGGCATCGATCGCGTGCTGGGTCAGAGCCAGCGTGGTCACTTCCGCATCGCCTTCGATGACCGCTTGGTGTGCCGTCCACTCATCCACGTCGGTCGTGGGTGCAAACAGCGCCGCAAAGTGCCGCCGCTGCCACGCGTGCGCGAGTTCGTGCGTCAACACGATCTCGGCGAGGGCTTGGCCACCGCTCAGAAACTCGCGCAACCCGATCGCCAACGAGGTATCCAAACGAGCCCGCGCGATGAACACCGTGTCATCGGCCGGACTGTACACACCGAACGAGGTGTCAGTCGGCAAGCGACGGACCGAGTCGAGCGCGTCGGTCTGATCGTCACCAAACGCGTGGTCGATCGTGGCCCAAATGCCGAGAATGCGCCGACTATCATCGCTCAGACGCAGGCGGGTCACCACCGCGCCCATCGCCGCGGAATCGAGCACCGCGACGTTGGCCGCTGGAACAAACGGCCGCCCGCGCAGCGTC from Deltaproteobacteria bacterium encodes the following:
- a CDS encoding PBP1A family penicillin-binding protein; translation: MTRPRTKRGVLARFVRFWRNLFVTVAILGVIGGGLAVALVYWEISSTLPPVDRMTDYHAPVATQVFADDGTLIGELYIERRYLTPIDQIPAMVRNAFIAAEDDGFYHHKGVDVVSIGRALFNNLASGAKVQGGSTITQQVVKSLLLTPQKSYTRKLREMLLAVRLERQLSKDEILYLYLNHIYLGSGAYGVAAAAREYYAKPLDELSLAEAALLAGLPQAPSRYSPFRHWSHAKARQRYVLDRMAAAGFITVEERDAARRAPLALAPRHGNFIHAPDYVEHVRRLLEERYGETAPYELGLKVYTNANVAMQTAAENALRDGIRELDAREHYQGALRHLDPTEAATFTKQQSQSLGEAPLLRTRPYEAVVTDTRNGIVRVRIGIFRGPVQTTPTDGHNAPVLRSLSIGDVIRVQVAAPGKGTDYQFMLDQSPLIEGALVALEPTTGAVKAMVGGYDWERSQFNRVVQAARQPGSAFKPLVYAAALDHNYTPASIVVDGPISFADNNHVWSPHNYENKFFGPTSLRDALTFSRNIVTVKITVNIGVKYLISYLHQLGLNATLEPNLSVALGSAEVTLLDLATTYAVFANRGQRPEPIFIQKITDAQGNVLEDRTPQLRQVISPETAYQITSMLEDVIRRGTGKKAQELQRPAAGKTGTTNDFMDAWFIGYTPQLLAGVWVGFDEKRTIGSKETGGRVAAPIWTRFMQRALEGQPILDFQVPDGLSCVPINAHSGQRVRYGEGALLECFHKGTEPGAPQAAVAQLVADEAPPSAEPAAATLDFFRSED
- a CDS encoding 1-deoxy-D-xylulose-5-phosphate reductoisomerase, encoding MKRLALLGSTGSIGVTTLDLVARFPDRFRIEALAAGKNVERLVEQVRRFEPRIVAVADDDGARALRAALPGFRGALLVGPDGLDRVATAPGAELLVSALVGALGLGPTMAGIAAGKDVALANKEVLVVAGEPVTRAAREAGVRLFPLDSEHNAIFQALRGHEFSEVKRLVLTASGGPFRTHSRAQLHAVTREQALQHPTWKMGNKITIDSATLMNKGLEVIEAHWLFGLPPEQIDVVIHPQSIVHSMVEYIDGSVIAQLGVSDMAIPISYILAYPDRLPLTHLPALDLPRAASLTFEAPDLDRFPCLALAYRALRAGGTAPAVLNAANEVLVDSFLHDAIPFLDIPRTLTTVLDRHPVMAASDLATLLAADRWARTEAARLTRDATAQRASA
- the dksA gene encoding RNA polymerase-binding protein DksA; this encodes MKQRQLKGFEKLLTERRQELLDEAERTVGGMTDGKDSFPDPTDRAALESDRNATLRIRDRERKLLSKIDEALERIGDGSYGLCESCSEPISVARLKARPVTTLCIDCKNAQEAEERRLRHA
- a CDS encoding acyl-CoA dehydrogenase family protein, giving the protein MSEEHLDAFRTELRNWLAANMSEDLRPERAAQFPEAERVPRLRAWQKKLADARWVGITWPVEYGGRAASISEQIVYTQEMARAGAPQLVGSLGIGIAGPPLIAYGNDEQKRRFAHRILTADDLWCFGFSEPGAGSDLASLRTTAILDGDHFIVNGQKVWTTLAQHADWCMLLCRSDPDAKRRNGLSCLLVDMKSPGITVRPLRQMGGQAEFNEMFFEEVRVPRENLLGELHHGWQIATAALQNERGILYVVEMQILLARARDQLVKLARDRGATTDPIKRQALADVYLGVETFRSTCQRTLDKLLRMGMPGPEASIIKLHWTELTQAMPRIGMSILGVDGLRYETLEPGEEINPAEWVQASFLMSPAASIASGTSEIMRGIIAMQVLGLPRGT
- a CDS encoding VCBS repeat-containing protein, translating into MRAEPIAAAPPAVSFGPQRVYGVSSLPIAQGLAAGLFNSDATWDLITTSADADGNNTLNLFLGKPDGTFEIQPAVAPAKLQLTSVGGPASIDGIAAGPVVPGDAQADVTIIGSLISGFNLLPLLQTYENSPLTFRSAFVVQPACGDMLIPPEPCSFDSITMADFNGDGVLDVVAGDSLTGFITLFKRLSTVLYRLDPILGTGSTPSDPGASLPVASMVARFDGDALPDLAVALQGENAVAVHLNNNAASGSPFGPPTLFPTGPAPLALRAADFDGDGKLDLAVLNSDGTVTIHLNTTIGSGSVSFADAVPYIFGSFPSALEVGDFNHDTIADLAVTDTATDEVIVRVGNGDGTFASALHFGVGADPEELVAGDFNGDGYTDFATLDSDLSSGNPTASLSVLLGNGIAPPFTPTSTPTITQTPTITRTPTKTATPTRTATNTPLPTSTASATNTTTSTKTRTATSTSTITRTSSPTPTSTKTPTPTISRTPTKSGTPTQTGTSTRTPTITATPTITLTATVTATATITLTRTITPTASVTASPTVTLTGTQTDTPTATPTPTITPTPLDTATPLPPTVTRTAAPSKTATLIRTPTRTPTRTITRTPGRTATRTATRVPTHTITRTPARTATRTPARTPTRTITRTPTRTITRTPARTPTRTRTRTITRTPTRTP